Proteins encoded by one window of Collimonas fungivorans:
- a CDS encoding acid phosphatase: protein MNEKPELIEEDEGAGFTRRRFLGTVVAAGASLALSDCASDGNQQIAAATQEKLLDQKLQSAIKHVVVIYAENRSFNNLYGNFPGVQRPLSQTMQARYTQLDRDGKTPLAQLPKIWGGLVPQAQEVGGQRYMIAEDQISGLPNAPFKLSDRHGKPLPQGVITRDLWHKFYQNQMQINGGKNDQFVAWADSGGLTMGHYGETASKLRLWKLAEQYTLCDNFFMSAFGGSYLNHIFLVSGQTPFYPDVHNSPARHNVATVEGDDPKGTRLKLDDKNPASAIDGPPKFLRDRAITPDGYAVNTMAPPYQPSFVKPAMGGDAAYANVDDPMVLPPQTYATIGDRLSEKDISWAWYAGAWQAALEGKANDDAVPNFQYHHQPFNYFKSFAPGTALREAHLKDAGLGDDPATNKFLAEIDAGRLPAVSFYKPQGNLNLHAGYADVESGDRHIANVIAHLQRGPQWQHMVVIVTHDENGGWWDHVAPPKGDRWGPGSRIPATVISPYAKKGFVDHTVYDTTSIMRFITRLHGLRKLDALVARDQAFRDNRLAPLGDLTNTLDLA from the coding sequence CCGGAATTGATAGAAGAAGACGAGGGCGCCGGTTTCACGCGGCGCCGTTTCCTCGGCACCGTGGTTGCGGCTGGCGCCAGCCTGGCGCTGTCTGACTGCGCCAGCGACGGCAACCAGCAGATCGCCGCTGCAACCCAGGAAAAACTGCTGGACCAGAAGCTGCAATCGGCCATCAAGCATGTAGTGGTGATCTACGCCGAGAACCGCAGTTTCAATAACCTGTACGGCAATTTCCCCGGCGTGCAGAGGCCGCTATCTCAAACTATGCAAGCGCGCTACACCCAGCTGGACCGCGACGGCAAGACGCCGCTGGCGCAGCTGCCCAAGATCTGGGGCGGCCTGGTGCCGCAGGCGCAGGAAGTCGGCGGCCAGCGCTACATGATTGCCGAAGACCAGATCAGTGGCCTGCCGAACGCACCGTTCAAACTGAGCGACCGCCATGGCAAACCTCTGCCGCAGGGCGTGATCACGCGCGATCTGTGGCACAAGTTTTACCAGAACCAGATGCAGATCAACGGCGGCAAGAACGACCAGTTCGTCGCCTGGGCCGATTCCGGCGGCCTGACCATGGGCCACTACGGTGAAACCGCCAGCAAGCTGCGGCTGTGGAAGCTGGCCGAGCAATATACCCTGTGCGACAATTTTTTCATGTCAGCCTTCGGCGGTTCCTATCTCAACCACATCTTCCTGGTTTCCGGGCAGACGCCTTTTTATCCCGACGTCCACAACAGCCCGGCGCGCCACAACGTGGCGACCGTGGAGGGTGACGATCCCAAAGGCACGCGCCTGAAACTGGATGACAAGAATCCGGCCTCGGCCATCGATGGCCCGCCGAAATTCCTGCGCGACCGCGCCATCACGCCGGACGGCTACGCCGTCAACACCATGGCGCCGCCATACCAGCCGAGTTTTGTGAAACCGGCCATGGGCGGCGATGCGGCTTACGCCAACGTCGACGATCCGATGGTGCTGCCGCCGCAAACCTATGCAACCATAGGCGACCGCCTGTCGGAAAAGGATATCAGCTGGGCCTGGTATGCCGGCGCCTGGCAGGCCGCGCTGGAAGGCAAGGCGAACGACGATGCCGTGCCGAATTTCCAGTACCATCACCAGCCGTTCAACTACTTCAAGAGCTTTGCTCCCGGCACGGCGTTGCGCGAGGCCCACCTGAAAGACGCCGGACTGGGCGACGATCCGGCCACCAACAAATTCCTGGCAGAGATCGACGCAGGGCGTTTGCCGGCAGTGAGTTTTTATAAACCGCAGGGCAACCTGAACCTGCATGCGGGTTATGCCGATGTCGAGTCGGGCGACCGCCATATTGCCAACGTCATCGCCCACTTGCAGCGCGGGCCGCAATGGCAGCACATGGTGGTGATCGTCACCCACGATGAGAATGGCGGCTGGTGGGACCATGTGGCGCCGCCCAAGGGCGACCGCTGGGGACCGGGTTCGCGGATTCCGGCCACCGTCATTTCGCCATATGCAAAAAAAGGGTTTGTCGACCACACTGTGTACGACACCACCTCGATCATGCGTTTCATTACCCGCCTGCACGGCTTGCGCAAACTCGATGCTCTGGTGGCGCGCGACCAGGCGTTCCGGGATAACCGCCTGGCGCCGCTGGGCGACCTGACCAATACCCTGGATCTGGCATAG